The Streptomyces sp. NBC_00510 genomic interval GACCGCGGAGGTGCCCGCGGCGATCCGGACCGGGCGCTGGCGCATACGGGCGGTGAGGACGTCGGCGAGGGTGTAGCGGCCGCAGTTGCGGACCAGTTCGGCGACGAGCAGCAGCACGAACAGCCAGGCGACGAGGAAGCCGACGGAGTAGAGCATGCCGTCGTAGCCGAAGAGCGCGATGAGCCCCGAGATGCCGAGGAAGGAGGCGGCGGACATGTAGTCGCCGGCGATGGCGAATCCGTTCTCCAGCGGGGAGAAGAGACGGCCGCCGGCGAAGAACTCCACGGACGAGCTGCGCCGTCGGCCGGCCCAGGCCGTGATCGCCAGGGTGACGGAGACGAAGACGGTGAAGAGGACCAGCGCCAGGCCCTGGTGGTTGCCGGTCACCGCATCCGCTCCTGGGTGTCCCAGCGCAGGTCGAGGGCGGCCCGGTCCCGGCGCAGCCGGGCGTGCCGGGCGTAGGCCCAGGTCAGGAGGAAGGTCGTGGCGAACTGGGCGAGGCCCAGGACCATGGCCACGTTGAACTCGCCGACCAGCGGCCGGGCCATCAGCCGCGGCGCGGCCGTCGCCAGGACGAGGTAGAGCAGGTACCAGGCGAGGAAGGCGGCGGCTGCCGGGAAGACGAACCGCCGGTACCGGGAACGCACCTCCTGGAAGGGGCCGCTGGCCTGCACCTCGCGGTACACCCGGGCGTGCGCGTCGGCCGGGCGGGCCTGCGACGGGAGGGAGACCGGCGGTGGCTCGGGGCCCTCCCACTCCCCCGCGGCCAGGACGTCGTACCAGGGGTCGTCCACCCACAGCCCTCCGGTTTCCGCCCGGTCGTGATCTTTCACGAACTCTCCTCGCCTCACGGGCCGATCGGCCGTGCGCCCAAGCATGGACATTGCGGGAAGATCCGGGAGCCTCCAAGCAGAAACCTTCACCTCATCGGGTGATGGTGCCCCACTCCTGGGGGTGGGGAAGCTCCGGCGCCCTCCACGGGTGGGTGACCGCGGAGGGCGCCGGCACGGGGAACCGGTCCGTCAGGCGTCGATCCGCGAACGGTCGAGCGTGGCGGCGGAGTTGGCGATGAACTCGCGGCGCGGCGCGACCTCGTTGCCCATCAGCAGGTCGAAGGCGAGCTCCGCGCCTTCCAGGTCGCTGATGTTGATCCGGCGCAGGGTGCGGTGGCGCGGGTCCATCGTGGTCTCGGCCAGCTGGTCGGCGTCCATCTCGCCGAGACCCTTGTAGCGCTGGATGGAGTCCTTGTAGCGGATGCCCTTGCGCTCGAACTCCAGCAGCGTCTCGCGCAGCTCCCGGTCGGAGTACGTGTAGACGTACTTGTCCTGGCCCTTGCGGGGGTTGGTCAGCTCGACCCGGTGCAGGGGCGGCACGGCGGCGAAGACCCGGCCGGCCTCGACCATGGGCCGCATGTAGCGCTGGAAGAGCGTCAGCAGCAGGCAGCGGATGTGGCTGCCGTCGACGTCGGCGTCCGTCATCATGATGATCTTGCCGTAGCGGGCCTGGTCGATGTCGAAGGTGCGGCCCGAGCCTGCTCCTATGACCTGGATGATGGCGCCGCACTCGGCGTTCTTCAGCATGTCCGTGACCGAGGACTTCTGGACGTTGAGGATCTTGCCCCGGATCGGGAGCAGCGCCTGGAACTCGGAGTTGCGCGCGAGCTTGGCCGTGCCCAGGGCCGAGTCACCCTCGACGATGAAGAGTTCGCTGCGGTCCACGTCGTCGCTGCGGCAGTCGGCCAGCTTGGCCGGCAGCGACGAGGACTCCAGCGCGGTCTTCCGGCGCTGCGCGTCCTTGTGCTGCCGGGCGGCGATCCGGGTGCGGGCCGCGGCGACGGCCTTCTCCAGGACGGCGCGGGCCTGCTGCTTGTCGTCCCGCTTGGTGGAGGTGAGGAACGCCTTGAGCTCGCGGGACACCACGTTGGCCACGATGCGGTTGGCCGCCGAGGTGCCCAGCACCTCCTTGGTCTGGCCCTCGAACTGCGGCTCGGCGAGCCGGACCGTGACGACCGCCGTCATGCCCTCCAGGGCGTCGTCCTTGACGATGTCGTCCTCGGCGACGCGCAGCAGCTTGGTGGCGCGCAGGACCTCGTTGAACGTCCTGGTGACGGCGCCCTCGAAACCGCGCACATGGGTGCCGCCCTTGGGGGTGGCGATGATGTTCACGAAGGAGCGCAGCGTGCTGTCGTAGCCGGTGCCCCAGCGCAGGGCGACGTCGACGCCGAGCTCGCGGGTGACCTCGGTCGGGGTCATGTGGCCGAGGTCGTCGAGGACCGGGACGGTCTCCTTGAAGGTGCCGCTGCCGGTCAGCCGCAGCACGTCGCAGATCGGCTTGTCCGGGGTGAGGTACTCGGCGAACTCGCTGATGCCGCCGTCGAAGTGGAAGGTGTCCTCGACCGGCTTCCCGTCCTCCGAGCCGTTGTCGGGGCGCTCGTCGCGGACGACGATCGTGAGCCCGGGGACCAGGAACGCGGTCTGGCGGGCGCGCTGGTGGAGCGTGTCCAGGGAGAGCTTGGCGTCCTTGAGGAAGATCTGACGATCCGCCCAGTAGCGGACGCGGGTGCCGGTGCGGGCCCGCGGCACCTTCTTGACCTTGTCCAGCCCGTTGCCCGGCTCGAAGGCCGCCTCGGGGCCGACCTTGGCGAAGCTGCCGGGGACGCCGCGGCGGAAGCTGATCGCGTGCGTGTGGCCGCCGCGGTCGACCTCGACGTCCAGCCGGGCGGAGAGCGCGTTGACGACGGAGGCGCCGACACCGTGCAGACCGCCGGAGGCGGCGTAGGAGCCGCCGCCGAACTTGCCGCCGGCGTGCAGCTTGGTCATGACGACCTCGACGCCGGACAGACCGGTCTTGGGCTCGACGTCGACGGGGATGCCGCGGCCGTTGTCCCGCACCTCGACGGAGGCGTCGCCGTGGAGGACGACCTCGATGTGGTCGCAGTGGCCGCCCAGGGCCTCGTCCACCGAGTTGTCGATGATCTCCCACAGGCAGTGCATGAGGCCGCGGCTGTCGGTGGAACCGATGTACATGCCGGGGCGCTTGCGGACCGCTTCGAGGCCCTCGAGCACGAGCAGGTGTCGCGCGGTGTAGTTGGAGCCGTCACGATCTGCACCGGTCAGCAACGCGGTGGACGGCACGGATGTTTCGGCGGTCACGCGAACGTCTCCTCATGAAGTTCTTCAGCCCGTATCGGTGAGAGGGTACCGAGGTCACGCACGGCCGTTTCGCCGCGACCCGGTACGGGCATCATGCTAGCCCTTTTTCGAAGGTACGTTCGATCCCTCGTTTGAGTGATACACATGTCACGTTCCCCTGGAGGCATGAACCATTTAGGCTCGGGGCACGTCCTCCTCAACAACCGGCTTCCGGGCCGGGGGGACACAACCGAACAATCTGACCAGATCTGCCAGATCGACCCGAAGCCGACAGATAAGACGCCAGAGGATCTTTCGCCGCCAATCGGTAGCATCCGGCCGCTACAACGACAGTTTCCAAGGAAAAGACCTGAGCGGGAACAGTTTGGGCCTGGTTGGATGTTGACCCTGGTACGACAGCTCGTCGAGCTAGAGAAGAGGCGACGTGACTACAGTTCTGACCCCCGCGAGCCCGCTGACGGCGGCGGACCGCTGCGACCGTTGCGGCGCCCAGGCCTACCTGCGCGTCGTACTCATCAGTGGCGGCGAGCTGCTCTTCTGCGCGCACCACGGGCGTAAGTTCGAGCCCGAATTGAAGAAGATCGCTACGGAGATACAGGACGAGACCGGTCGGCTCACCGCCACCCCGGCCGTCGCGGCCGAAGACGAACGCTGACGCGTAGCACTGCGACGAGCTCTCACGACGGGCGGCCCCCCTTGCGGGAGGCCGCCCGTCGGCTTGTCCGCCGCACGTCACGAAGAGTGCTGGCCGACCAGTCCCGCCACCGCCGAGACCCGGGTGTACACACCGGGATGCCCCGCCTGGGCGCATCCCGCGCCCCAGGACACCAGCCCTATCAGCCGCCCCTCCGCCACCAGCGGACCGCCGCTGTCCCCCTGGCACGAGTCGTGCCCGCCGGCCAGGTCGCCGGCGCAGACCATGCCGCTCTTCTGGTACTTGCCTTCGGTACTGCCCGGATAGGCCTGCTCACAGACCGAGTCGGCGAGCACCGAGACGTTCGCCGCCATCAGGACGTTCGAGTAGGTCCCCAGGCCCGCGGTGTCCCCCCAGCCGAAGACCTGCGCCGGCGTGCCCGCCTCGTAGGAGGTCACGTCCCCCGGCGCCGCCATGCGTATCGCGCTTCCCGCGGGGAACGGCTCCGCGGTCGTGACGACCGCCACGTCGCCGCTGTTGGTCGTGGGGTCGTACGCGGGGTTGACCCAGACGTTGCGGACCGCCACCTCCCGGCCGTCGGAACCGGCGAGGTCCGTCCGCCCCGCGATGATGCGCAGGTCGGGCACCTGGCCCCAGTCCCCGCCCAGTGCGGTAGGACTGAAGCAGTGCGCGGCGCTGACCACCGTGGTCGGCCCGACGAGCGCTCCGCCGCAGAACTGCCCCGAGCGACCCGTTCCGTAGCGGGACCGGCTCGACAGGACCACCGCCCACGGGTGCTGCTCCGTGGTGACCGGCGTGCCGCCTATGACACCGTTGTCGGCGCCCGGGGCGCGGGGGGCGTACTCCACCGCCGCGGCGGTGGCGGAAGCCGGTAGCGACAGCGCGAGCGCGGACCCGGCTATGAGCCCGCCGATCAGCGTGCTGACCGAGGAACGCATGCATTCTCCTCACCCTCCGGAATGCCCAGAACACCCACAGTGACGTGACGGAACGGGAGCCGCATCCGGAGAACTGTCCGGAAAAGCCGACGGGCCCGCGGCCGCCGTGGCGGTCGCGGGCCCGTCCGGGCGTCCTGCCGGATCAGTCCAGGTAGTCGCGGAGCACCTGGGAACGCGAGGGATGACGCAGCTTGGACATGGTCTTGGACTCGATCTGGCGGATGCGCTCACGGGTGACCCCGTACACCTTGCCGATCTCGTCCAGCGTCTTCGGCTGGCCGTCGGTGAGGCCGAAGCGCATGGAGACCACGCCCGCCTCGCGCTCACTGAGCGTGTCGAGCACCGAGTGCAGCTGCTCCTGCAGCAGCGTGAAGCTGACCGCGTCGGCCGGCACGACGGCCTCGGAGTCCTCGATGAGGTCACCGAACTCGCTGTCGCCGTCCTCGCCGAGCGGGGTGTGCAGCGAGATGGGCTCGCGGCCGTACTTCTGGACCTCGATGACCTTCTCCGGGGTCATGTCGAGTTCCTTGGCCAGCTCCTCCGGGGTGGGCTCGCGGCCCAGGTCCTGGAGCATCTGGCGCTGGACGCGGGCCAGCTTGTTGATGACCTCGACCATGTGCACCGGGATGCGGATGGTGCGGGCCTGGTCGGCCATCGCGCGGGTGATCGCCTGGCGGATCCACCAGGTCGCGTACGTCGAGAACTTGAAGCCCTTGGTGTAGTCGAACTTCTCGACCGCACGGATCAGACCGAGGTTGCCCTCCTGGATCAGGTCCAGGAAGAGCATGCCGCGGCCGGTGTAACGCTTGGCCAGCGAGACCACCAGACGGAGGTTGGCCTCCAGGAGGTGGTTCTTGGCCCAGCGGCCGTCCTCGGCGATGATCTCCAGCTCACGCTTGAGCTTCGGGGCGAGCTTGTCGGCCTGGGCCAGCTTGTCCTCGGCGAACAGACCGGCCTCGATGCGCTTGGCGAGCTCCACCTCCTGCTCGGCGTTGAGCAGCGGGACCTTGCCGATCTGCTTGAGGTAGTCCTTCACCGGGTCGGCGGTGGCGCCGGCCGCGGCAACCTGCTGCGCGGGCGCGTCGTCCTCGTCCTCGTCGGACAGGACGAAGCTCTCCGCCTCGGCCTCGGCGGGGACGTCCTCGTCCTTGCCGGGGGCGGCGTCCTCGATGAGCTCCTCGCCCTCGACGAGCTCGTCGTCCTTCTTGGTCTTGGTCGCGGTGGTCTTCTTCGCCGCGGTCTTCTTGGCGGTCGCGGTGGTCTTCTTCGCCGCAGTCTTCTTGGCGACGGCCTTCTTCGCGGATGCCACGGCATCGTCCTCCGGCTCCGCCACGGGCTCCGCCGCCATGGTGGGGGCGGGGGCCGCGGTGGTCTTGGCAGCGACGGTCTTCTTGACCGGGGCGGCCTTGGTGGCGACGGTCTTGGTGGCAGTACGCTTCGCCGGGCTCTTGGCTGCGACGCTCTTACGGGTGCGCTTGGGCGCCTCGGCGGCACTCACCATCAGCGTCACACCCTCCTCGTCGAGGACCTGGTTGAGGCTGCGCAGAACGTTCTTCCACTGGGTTGCCGGGATCTGGTCCGCTTCGAAGGCTCGGCGCACGTCGTCGCCGGCGATCTGACCCTGAGCCTTACCCCGCTCGATGAGCGCCATCAGAGACTCGGACTCGGCGATCTCCGGCGGGAGCGTACGGGATGTGCTGGCCGACACGAACAACCTCTCGGAACGATGGAAAACGACTACGGTGGGAACCGCTCAGCAACTCAGCGTCATGTTCGTCGCGGATATTCCTCGCACGGCCGCCACCTCTAAGCTCATCGCGCTGCCGCCGAGAGCGTTACGCCCGGCCGTACGTGGGCCGGGTCACACCCCGGATCGGCACCAAACCGTCGATAGCGGGACACTCCCCGTGCACGCCACGACCATGCCCGGTCGGATGCGGGCGTCAAACATGGCGGACGGCTCCGCCGCCGGGCCCGGAGGGCGTGGGCCGGCGGCGGAAGTCGGTGCCGTCTCGTGCTGCGCGGGAGCGGTCAGTGCTCCCGGGGGGCGGGCACGACGTGGTCCGTCGACCCGCCGGCACCCGGGTCGGGGTGGGCGGCGAGCAGCTGGCGCATGGCGGTCTCCGCCTCGGCACCGTCGGAGGCGGCCAGCGCCTCGACGACCCGCGTGTGCAGGGCCACCGAGTGTTCACCGGGGCGCTCGCAGCCGGTGACGGGGCCGCCGGAGACCTGCAGGGCGGAGGAGACGATGCCGGAGAGGTGCTCCAGCATCCGGTTGCCCGCGACCTGCAGCAGCAGGGCGTGGAACTCGGCGTCCGCCCGGGAGAAGGTGAGGCCGTCACCCTGCCCCACGGCGTGGGACATGATGTCGGTCATGTCGACGAGGCGCTGCTGGACGTCCTCCCGGCCGTGACCCGCCGCGAGGCGCGCGGCGAGGGGCTCGATCGTCCAGCGCAGTTCGAACAGCTCCCGACGCTGGTCGTCGCGCTGCGGGCCGAAGGCCCGCCATTCGATGATGTCGGGGTCGAGCAGGTTCCAGTCGCTGACCGGGCGGACCCGGGTGCCGACGTTGGGCCGGGCGCTGACGAGGCCCTTGGCCTCCAGCACCCGCAGCGACTCGCGGACGACGGTACGGGAGACCTCGAAACGCTGGCCGATCTCCTCGGGGACGAGCGGGCGGTCGGCCCCGAGATCGCCGGAGACGATCATCTGGCCGAGTTGCTGGACGAGTTGGCCGTGCAGCCCGCGGCCACGGCTCCCGGCGGCGCGGCGGCCGACCCGGCCCATGTCGGTGTCGCCACCGTCCCAGGAGGGTGCGGGACCGGGGCGGTCGAGGCCGACGGGGGCGTCGGCGTACGGATAGCGGTCGATGTCCCCGCCGCCGAGACTCGGGTCGGCGGGGCGGGCCGCGGTCATCATGGTGTGCGCAAGGGTACTCACGCATCATTTGTCGGCGATGGCGCGGGAGGCCTTGAGGGCTTTCCTGAAAAGCACACGAAAGGGTGAGCACTCATCACCTGATAATTGACGCTTTATCGGAAGGAAATGGGGTTTCTCCGGCGCAAGACCGTTGCCGCATAGGCACACAAGAGAGCGAGGAGCGACAAAACGAAGGAATAGCGCACCGGTTGGGTCGCCATGCGGACCACGTCGATCGCCGGGGCGGACGCCGCCCGCCTCACCACCGGCGCCACCAGCAGCGGAACCGCGAGGACACCGGCCAGCCCGAGCGCGGTGGTGCGGAACACCCCGGCCGCCAGCACCCCGGCCCAGCAGCAGACGAGCGCGAGGGCGACCGAGGCCGCCGTGGCGGAGGCCAGCGCGAACGGCGCGGGCAGTCCGCCCGCCCCGAACTCTAGGCGCATCGCGACCAGGCCGAGCCCCGTCCCCAGGAGGGCGATCAGCACCGCCGCCGACCCGTTGACGACGAGTTTGGCGAGCAGCAGACGGAGTTGACGGGGCACGGGCGCGTGCGCGGGCGCCAGCGCGGGATAGCGGAACTCCTGGCCGTAGGCGAGGGCGCCGAGGAGCCCGCCGCCCAATGCGGCGGGCGGCAGGGGCAGGGAGTGCGACCAGCCGGTCAGCAGGCGCAGGGAGAAGGCGTCGTGCCCGGTGCGCAGCAGCGCCAGGGTGGCCAGTCCCGAGGCCAGGACGGAGACCAGCGCGACGAGCCAGGGGCCGCGGACGCCGGTGAGGCGGCGCAGTTCGTAGCGGACGGGCCGGGCGGGACCGGCGGGCGGCACCGCGGCGCGCGCGGCCGCCAGGGGCACGGCGGGCCGGTCGCGGTCGCCGTGAGGACCCTCCGGAACACCGGTGTCGGCGACCTCGTCCGCGAGGCGGTGCAGCAGGATGCCGTTGCGGAAGGCGGTTTCGCCGACCTGAGCGGTGGTCGCGCCGTGCACGCGGATGCGGCTGCCGCTCTCGTGGGTGATCTCGGTCCCGTCGTCGGTCAGCAGCAGGCCCAGGCGTTCGGCCTGGGGCGAGTGGACGGCCACGTACGGACGCAGCCGGCGGCGGCCGAACTCGTGGGCGGACTGGTCGGCGACGAGCCGGCCCTTGTCGAGGGTGACGACGCGGTCGCCGAGCCGGCCCGCCGCCTTGGGGTCGGCGCAGGTGACCAC includes:
- a CDS encoding DUF485 domain-containing protein, whose product is MKDHDRAETGGLWVDDPWYDVLAAGEWEGPEPPPVSLPSQARPADAHARVYREVQASGPFQEVRSRYRRFVFPAAAAFLAWYLLYLVLATAAPRLMARPLVGEFNVAMVLGLAQFATTFLLTWAYARHARLRRDRAALDLRWDTQERMR
- a CDS encoding type IIA DNA topoisomerase subunit B; protein product: MTAETSVPSTALLTGADRDGSNYTARHLLVLEGLEAVRKRPGMYIGSTDSRGLMHCLWEIIDNSVDEALGGHCDHIEVVLHGDASVEVRDNGRGIPVDVEPKTGLSGVEVVMTKLHAGGKFGGGSYAASGGLHGVGASVVNALSARLDVEVDRGGHTHAISFRRGVPGSFAKVGPEAAFEPGNGLDKVKKVPRARTGTRVRYWADRQIFLKDAKLSLDTLHQRARQTAFLVPGLTIVVRDERPDNGSEDGKPVEDTFHFDGGISEFAEYLTPDKPICDVLRLTGSGTFKETVPVLDDLGHMTPTEVTRELGVDVALRWGTGYDSTLRSFVNIIATPKGGTHVRGFEGAVTRTFNEVLRATKLLRVAEDDIVKDDALEGMTAVVTVRLAEPQFEGQTKEVLGTSAANRIVANVVSRELKAFLTSTKRDDKQQARAVLEKAVAAARTRIAARQHKDAQRRKTALESSSLPAKLADCRSDDVDRSELFIVEGDSALGTAKLARNSEFQALLPIRGKILNVQKSSVTDMLKNAECGAIIQVIGAGSGRTFDIDQARYGKIIMMTDADVDGSHIRCLLLTLFQRYMRPMVEAGRVFAAVPPLHRVELTNPRKGQDKYVYTYSDRELRETLLEFERKGIRYKDSIQRYKGLGEMDADQLAETTMDPRHRTLRRINISDLEGAELAFDLLMGNEVAPRREFIANSAATLDRSRIDA
- a CDS encoding serine protease produces the protein MRSSVSTLIGGLIAGSALALSLPASATAAAVEYAPRAPGADNGVIGGTPVTTEQHPWAVVLSSRSRYGTGRSGQFCGGALVGPTTVVSAAHCFSPTALGGDWGQVPDLRIIAGRTDLAGSDGREVAVRNVWVNPAYDPTTNSGDVAVVTTAEPFPAGSAIRMAAPGDVTSYEAGTPAQVFGWGDTAGLGTYSNVLMAANVSVLADSVCEQAYPGSTEGKYQKSGMVCAGDLAGGHDSCQGDSGGPLVAEGRLIGLVSWGAGCAQAGHPGVYTRVSAVAGLVGQHSS
- a CDS encoding RNA polymerase sigma factor, whose amino-acid sequence is MSASTSRTLPPEIAESESLMALIERGKAQGQIAGDDVRRAFEADQIPATQWKNVLRSLNQVLDEEGVTLMVSAAEAPKRTRKSVAAKSPAKRTATKTVATKAAPVKKTVAAKTTAAPAPTMAAEPVAEPEDDAVASAKKAVAKKTAAKKTTATAKKTAAKKTTATKTKKDDELVEGEELIEDAAPGKDEDVPAEAEAESFVLSDEDEDDAPAQQVAAAGATADPVKDYLKQIGKVPLLNAEQEVELAKRIEAGLFAEDKLAQADKLAPKLKRELEIIAEDGRWAKNHLLEANLRLVVSLAKRYTGRGMLFLDLIQEGNLGLIRAVEKFDYTKGFKFSTYATWWIRQAITRAMADQARTIRIPVHMVEVINKLARVQRQMLQDLGREPTPEELAKELDMTPEKVIEVQKYGREPISLHTPLGEDGDSEFGDLIEDSEAVVPADAVSFTLLQEQLHSVLDTLSEREAGVVSMRFGLTDGQPKTLDEIGKVYGVTRERIRQIESKTMSKLRHPSRSQVLRDYLD
- a CDS encoding FadR family transcriptional regulator, with product MSTLAHTMMTAARPADPSLGGGDIDRYPYADAPVGLDRPGPAPSWDGGDTDMGRVGRRAAGSRGRGLHGQLVQQLGQMIVSGDLGADRPLVPEEIGQRFEVSRTVVRESLRVLEAKGLVSARPNVGTRVRPVSDWNLLDPDIIEWRAFGPQRDDQRRELFELRWTIEPLAARLAAGHGREDVQQRLVDMTDIMSHAVGQGDGLTFSRADAEFHALLLQVAGNRMLEHLSGIVSSALQVSGGPVTGCERPGEHSVALHTRVVEALAASDGAEAETAMRQLLAAHPDPGAGGSTDHVVPAPREH
- a CDS encoding ABC transporter ATP-binding protein, whose translation is MVIQAIGLTSASRGEEPPAVDDLSFDARPGEITVLLGDGGAGKSTVLRLMLELEPGRGITLFGGRPLHRHTHPANAVGVLLGEVPGHPSRTARGHLRMLAAAAGAPAERADQVLEIVGLRETAGRRLSTFSLGMDRRLGVAAALLGDPPALLLDDPAQGLSPHDTAWLYGLLKAYAARGGAVVVTCADPKAAGRLGDRVVTLDKGRLVADQSAHEFGRRRLRPYVAVHSPQAERLGLLLTDDGTEITHESGSRIRVHGATTAQVGETAFRNGILLHRLADEVADTGVPEGPHGDRDRPAVPLAAARAAVPPAGPARPVRYELRRLTGVRGPWLVALVSVLASGLATLALLRTGHDAFSLRLLTGWSHSLPLPPAALGGGLLGALAYGQEFRYPALAPAHAPVPRQLRLLLAKLVVNGSAAVLIALLGTGLGLVAMRLEFGAGGLPAPFALASATAASVALALVCCWAGVLAAGVFRTTALGLAGVLAVPLLVAPVVRRAASAPAIDVVRMATQPVRYSFVLSLLALLCAYAATVLRRRNPISFR